A genomic stretch from Antarcticibacterium flavum includes:
- a CDS encoding alpha/beta fold hydrolase, whose protein sequence is MKNKLQQDGGFTYLEEGEGTPIVILHGLMGGLSNFDGVVDFFPQKGYKIVIPELPLYTMSLLKTSVQTFAKYLKDFVDYKGYKEVILLGNSLGGHIALLATKMYPEILKGLVITGSSGLYENAMGESYPRRGDYEFIKKKAQNVFYDPAVATKEIVDEVYVTVSDRNKLIKTLAIAKSAIRHNMAKDLPKMHTPTCIIWGKNDNVTPPEVAEDFDRLLPDSNLYWIDKCGHAAMMEHPEEFNEILYKWLQKRNF, encoded by the coding sequence ATGAAGAATAAATTACAGCAAGACGGAGGATTTACCTATCTCGAAGAAGGTGAAGGCACTCCAATCGTTATTTTGCATGGGCTAATGGGCGGATTGAGCAATTTTGACGGCGTGGTGGATTTTTTTCCTCAAAAAGGCTATAAGATTGTAATACCGGAGCTACCCCTTTACACCATGTCCCTCTTAAAAACAAGTGTTCAAACATTTGCAAAATACCTAAAGGATTTTGTGGATTACAAGGGATATAAAGAGGTCATCTTGCTGGGAAATTCCCTGGGCGGGCATATTGCTCTTCTTGCGACCAAAATGTATCCTGAAATTTTAAAGGGATTGGTCATAACCGGAAGTTCCGGCCTTTATGAGAATGCAATGGGTGAAAGCTACCCTCGCAGGGGTGATTACGAATTCATCAAGAAAAAGGCCCAGAATGTTTTTTATGATCCTGCAGTGGCAACCAAGGAAATTGTAGATGAAGTTTATGTAACGGTAAGCGACCGTAACAAGTTGATCAAAACGCTCGCTATCGCGAAGAGTGCCATACGTCACAACATGGCCAAGGACCTTCCAAAAATGCATACTCCTACCTGCATCATCTGGGGGAAGAATGACAATGTGACCCCACCGGAAGTAGCTGAAGATTTTGACAGGCTACTACCAGACTCAAACCTCTACTGGATTGACAAGTGCGGACATGCAGCCATGATGGAACACCCAGAGGAATTTAATGAGATCCTGTACAAATGGCTTCAAAAGAGGAACTTCTAG
- the rpsT gene encoding 30S ribosomal protein S20: protein MANHKSALKRIRSNETKRLRNRYQHKTTRNAIKRLREAEKKEAETLYPSVVSMIDKLAKNNIIHDNKASNLKSKLAKHVAAL, encoded by the coding sequence ATGGCAAATCATAAGTCGGCGTTAAAGAGAATTCGTAGCAATGAGACCAAACGTCTTAGAAATCGCTACCAGCATAAAACTACCAGAAACGCTATTAAAAGGTTACGTGAGGCTGAAAAGAAGGAGGCAGAGACCTTATATCCATCTGTTGTATCTATGATAGATAAATTGGCCAAGAATAATATTATTCACGACAACAAGGCATCAAACTTAAAGTCAAAGTTAGCTAAACACGTAGCTGCACTTTAA
- a CDS encoding OmpP1/FadL family transporter, with translation MKKIFITALAFLGMGFSQAQNITDALRYSTESLSGTARYRGMSGAFGALGGDISAMSMNPAGSAVFLNSYSTVTLNYNNRRNSTSYFNGFNANRNSDVNFEQAGAVLVFNSTNPDNRFGKFTIGVNYAQTNNFDDNFLARGIGSTSIDSYFLNYANGIPLELLETIENETITDLYLFLGENEGFGAQQAFLGYQGYIIDPVSNTLDNTSYTSTIAPGSFDQSYSYAATGLNGKFTFNFASEFEDFLYMGANLNAHFLNYDRSTRLLERNSNAGSETNEVIFGNNLSTTGSGFSLQVGTIAKLSDNFRLGVTYDTPTWYTINERATQRLETFSNEFDERVVVNPNVVNSYPDYNLKTPGKLTGSLAVLFGPSGLLSFDYSYKDYSSIELRPAGDPEFMFQNSIIADNLRAASTYRIGGEYRISNWSLRGGYRFEESPYVDETTIGDLTGYSAGLGYNFGNIKIDLAYDNASRTDNPQLYQVGLTNRAGIDRDFTNVILSLSFGL, from the coding sequence ATGAAAAAGATATTTATCACTGCCCTGGCGTTTTTAGGCATGGGCTTCTCTCAGGCACAGAACATAACCGATGCTTTAAGGTACTCCACAGAAAGTCTCTCTGGAACCGCACGTTACAGGGGGATGAGCGGCGCCTTTGGAGCTCTTGGCGGAGACATATCTGCAATGAGCATGAATCCAGCAGGATCTGCTGTGTTTCTCAACAGCTACTCCACCGTTACACTTAATTATAATAATCGCAGGAATTCCACCAGCTATTTTAACGGATTCAATGCCAATAGAAATTCTGATGTAAATTTTGAACAGGCGGGAGCCGTACTGGTTTTCAACAGCACTAACCCAGATAACCGCTTTGGGAAGTTTACCATTGGTGTTAATTATGCTCAAACCAATAATTTTGATGATAATTTCCTGGCAAGAGGAATTGGATCAACTTCCATTGACAGTTATTTCCTGAACTATGCCAATGGAATACCTTTGGAATTACTTGAAACAATAGAGAACGAAACCATAACCGATCTTTATTTATTCCTTGGAGAGAATGAAGGCTTTGGAGCGCAGCAGGCTTTCCTGGGATACCAGGGTTATATCATAGATCCTGTTTCCAATACCCTTGATAACACCAGTTATACGTCCACAATTGCACCGGGAAGTTTTGACCAGAGTTATTCCTACGCAGCAACCGGCTTAAACGGAAAATTCACTTTTAATTTTGCTTCAGAATTTGAAGATTTCCTCTACATGGGAGCCAACCTGAATGCACACTTTCTCAATTATGACAGGTCTACCAGGCTGCTGGAAAGAAATTCCAATGCAGGAAGTGAGACCAATGAAGTGATCTTTGGCAATAATCTAAGCACCACCGGGAGCGGGTTTTCCCTTCAGGTAGGAACAATTGCAAAACTTAGTGATAACTTCAGGCTGGGAGTTACTTATGATACCCCCACCTGGTATACAATAAATGAAAGAGCTACTCAAAGGCTTGAAACCTTCAGCAATGAATTTGATGAGAGAGTAGTTGTGAATCCCAATGTTGTAAATTCATATCCCGATTATAATCTTAAAACCCCGGGGAAACTTACCGGTAGTTTGGCGGTTCTCTTCGGCCCCAGCGGACTCCTGAGTTTCGATTATTCCTATAAGGATTACAGCAGTATTGAATTGCGACCTGCCGGAGATCCTGAATTTATGTTCCAAAACAGTATAATTGCCGATAATTTGAGAGCTGCCTCTACTTACAGGATAGGTGGCGAATACAGGATAAGCAACTGGAGCCTGCGAGGTGGATATAGATTTGAAGAGAGTCCCTATGTAGATGAAACCACTATAGGGGATCTTACGGGATACTCAGCCGGATTAGGATATAACTTTGGCAATATAAAAATTGACCTGGCTTATGATAATGCCAGCAGGACAGATAACCCGCAGCTTTACCAGGTTGGTTTAACCAATCGTGCAGGGATAGATCGTGATTTTACCAATGTGATCCTTTCCCTGAGCTTCGGACTGTAA
- a CDS encoding penicillin-binding protein, which produces MATTEKHILNRLYIIAGCMFIFAVAVAVQLLNIQIVEGERYNQLAEERTYRNFTIPANRGNLYDTNGNLLATSISKYDIRFDAVTVTDKNFEENITALSRELSNMLGQTPAHWSQKLRTARVNKNRYLLITRNLGYTDYMKLKSFPMFKLGTYKGGMITEQRTVREHPLGAMAARTVGYERKDDQGFYTRVGLEGAFGPFLEGKDGHRLKQKIAKGQWKPISDNNEVEPKDGYDVISTIDVNIQDIAHHALLAQLEKYEADHGTVVVMETKTGEIKAISNLGRTSKGTYYEKLNYAVGETHEPGSTFKLMAMIVALEDKVIDTSTVVDTENGIMTIRRNYVRDSKRGGYGKISAGRAFEVSSNVGIVKLIYDNYKDKPQKFIDGLNRMNLNEPLGLSIKGEGAPYIPTPGDKTWSALSLPWMAYGYGSIQITPLQTLTFYNAVANGGVMVKPRFIKEIKEWDKTIVKNDLTVINPSIASAETISKVQEMLKNVVEKGTGKSLYSPNFSMAGKTGTAQTEYWMPDWQSNRRYISSFVGYFPAEDPKYTSIVIIHKPKVSTGYYGADVSGPVFKRIAQKIYTDTPVEDEIESLDIQNELILNDFEKYYTTSQNEKRLMPDVKGMPVMDAMSILENLGLDVKVNGNGYVKDQSIAPGEKIKTKQKVALILS; this is translated from the coding sequence GTGGCAACTACAGAGAAGCACATACTTAACCGTCTCTACATCATTGCAGGATGCATGTTCATCTTTGCGGTGGCGGTAGCTGTGCAGTTGCTTAATATTCAAATTGTTGAGGGGGAGAGGTACAACCAGCTTGCAGAGGAGCGTACCTATCGCAATTTCACCATTCCCGCCAACCGCGGAAATTTATATGATACCAACGGCAATCTGCTTGCTACTTCTATTTCTAAATACGACATAAGATTTGATGCAGTAACGGTTACAGATAAGAATTTCGAAGAGAATATCACAGCCCTCTCCAGGGAGCTTTCCAATATGCTGGGTCAAACTCCGGCTCACTGGTCTCAAAAGCTGCGTACAGCACGGGTGAACAAGAACAGGTATTTGCTTATCACCAGGAACCTGGGATATACAGATTATATGAAGTTGAAAAGCTTCCCTATGTTCAAACTTGGTACATATAAAGGAGGAATGATCACAGAGCAGCGCACGGTAAGGGAGCATCCGCTTGGGGCTATGGCTGCCAGGACGGTTGGTTATGAGCGTAAGGATGATCAGGGTTTCTATACCCGGGTGGGTCTCGAAGGCGCTTTTGGGCCTTTCCTGGAAGGGAAAGATGGTCACCGGCTTAAACAAAAGATAGCAAAGGGACAATGGAAGCCAATAAGTGATAATAATGAAGTGGAGCCAAAGGATGGGTACGATGTTATCTCCACGATAGATGTAAATATTCAGGACATTGCTCACCACGCCTTACTGGCCCAGCTGGAAAAATATGAGGCAGATCATGGTACTGTGGTGGTGATGGAAACAAAAACCGGAGAGATCAAAGCTATCTCCAATCTGGGGCGCACCTCCAAGGGTACCTACTATGAAAAACTAAACTATGCTGTTGGGGAAACCCACGAGCCCGGGTCTACTTTCAAGCTAATGGCGATGATCGTTGCCCTGGAAGATAAGGTAATAGATACCAGTACAGTGGTAGATACCGAAAATGGGATTATGACCATTCGTCGCAACTATGTACGTGATTCCAAAAGAGGGGGCTATGGTAAAATTTCTGCAGGACGTGCATTTGAGGTTTCCTCGAACGTTGGGATCGTGAAACTTATCTATGATAACTATAAGGATAAACCTCAAAAGTTTATCGACGGGCTAAACAGGATGAATTTGAATGAGCCGTTGGGCCTATCCATTAAAGGAGAAGGAGCGCCATATATTCCAACCCCGGGAGATAAAACCTGGAGCGCCTTATCCCTCCCGTGGATGGCCTATGGATATGGTAGTATTCAAATTACGCCATTGCAAACCCTTACTTTCTATAATGCAGTTGCAAATGGAGGGGTGATGGTGAAGCCGCGATTTATCAAGGAAATTAAGGAGTGGGATAAGACAATCGTAAAAAATGACCTTACAGTCATCAATCCTTCGATTGCCTCTGCTGAAACGATTTCTAAGGTGCAGGAAATGCTGAAGAATGTGGTGGAAAAAGGTACGGGAAAAAGCCTTTACTCCCCAAATTTCTCCATGGCCGGAAAAACGGGTACAGCCCAAACCGAATACTGGATGCCAGACTGGCAATCGAACCGAAGGTATATTTCCTCTTTCGTAGGTTATTTCCCTGCTGAAGATCCCAAGTACACAAGTATTGTGATAATCCACAAACCAAAAGTAAGCACAGGATATTACGGCGCCGATGTTTCAGGGCCGGTGTTCAAACGCATAGCCCAGAAGATCTATACAGATACCCCGGTTGAAGATGAGATAGAGTCCCTGGACATCCAAAACGAACTCATCTTAAATGATTTTGAAAAATATTACACCACCTCCCAAAATGAAAAGAGGTTAATGCCAGATGTAAAAGGGATGCCGGTTATGGATGCTATGTCCATTCTTGAGAACCTGGGGCTGGATGTAAAGGTAAATGGGAATGGTTATGTGAAAGATCAATCCATAGCACCTGGAGAAAAAATTAAGACCAAACAAAAAGTAGCACTTATATTAAGTTGA
- the yihA gene encoding ribosome biogenesis GTP-binding protein YihA/YsxC, with product MKIKSAEFVISNSDVEKCPDSSLPEYAFIGRSNVGKSSLINMLTGRKSLAKTSGRPGKTQLINHFLINKEWHLVDLPGYGYARVSKSIKKTFQKFITQYFEKRRQMLCAFVLIDSRHEPQAIDLEFMEWLGEHEIPFCIIFTKADKLKPKALERNVEYYKSKMLETWMEMPQYFITSAENGVGQEEVLEYIDGINSQFKGE from the coding sequence ATGAAGATCAAATCTGCCGAATTTGTTATAAGCAACAGCGATGTTGAAAAGTGCCCGGACAGCAGCTTACCCGAATATGCTTTCATTGGCAGGAGTAACGTAGGCAAATCTTCCCTTATAAACATGCTCACAGGCCGTAAAAGCCTTGCAAAAACCTCGGGCCGTCCAGGAAAAACACAGCTTATCAATCATTTTTTGATCAATAAGGAATGGCACCTTGTAGATCTACCCGGCTATGGTTATGCCAGGGTTTCAAAAAGCATCAAGAAAACATTCCAAAAATTCATAACCCAGTATTTCGAGAAACGAAGGCAAATGCTTTGCGCATTTGTACTTATAGACAGCAGGCATGAGCCACAAGCCATAGATCTGGAATTCATGGAATGGCTGGGAGAACACGAGATCCCTTTTTGTATCATCTTCACCAAGGCCGACAAACTTAAACCGAAAGCGCTGGAGAGAAATGTAGAATATTACAAGTCAAAGATGCTCGAAACCTGGATGGAGATGCCGCAATACTTTATAACATCTGCAGAAAACGGCGTGGGACAGGAAGAAGTGCTGGAGTATATAGATGGGATTAATTCGCAGTTTAAAGGAGAGTAA
- the proS gene encoding proline--tRNA ligase, producing MGKKLTARKEDYSKWYNELVVNADLAENSAVRGCMVIKPYGYAIWEKMQAELDRMFKESGHQNAYFPLFVPKSLFEAEEKNAEGFAKECAVVTHYRLKTDPNDNSKLIVDPEAKLEEELIVRPTSEAIIWNTYKGWIQSYRDLPILINQWANVVRWEMRTRLFLRTAEFLWQEGHTAHATKAEAIGEAELMNNIYAEFVENFMAIPVIKGTKSENERFAGAVETYCIEALMQDGKALQAGTSHFLGQNFAKAFDVKFASKEGNLEHVWATSWGVSTRLVGALIMTHSDDNGLVLPPSLAPIQVVIVPIYKGDDQLAQISEVANDIASKLRAAGVSVKYDDRDTQKPGWKFAQYELQGVPVRLAIGPKDLEKGNVELARRDTLTKEVVSQEDVVGIVTGLMTTIQENLFSRAKNYRDEHISKVDSFDEFKEVLKTKGGFLSAHWDGTSETEKAIKDRTKATIRLIPIEGEKEAGQCVFSGKPSQQRVLFAKAY from the coding sequence ATGGGTAAAAAATTAACCGCGCGTAAAGAAGACTATTCCAAATGGTATAATGAATTGGTTGTCAATGCCGACCTTGCTGAGAATTCAGCTGTAAGAGGGTGTATGGTAATAAAGCCATATGGCTATGCGATCTGGGAGAAAATGCAGGCAGAACTGGATAGGATGTTCAAGGAATCTGGCCATCAAAATGCATATTTTCCTCTTTTCGTTCCAAAAAGCCTTTTTGAAGCAGAAGAAAAGAATGCTGAGGGTTTTGCTAAAGAATGTGCCGTGGTTACTCACTACAGGCTTAAAACAGATCCTAATGACAACTCAAAGTTAATTGTAGACCCTGAAGCTAAACTGGAGGAGGAGCTTATCGTGAGACCAACTTCAGAGGCTATTATTTGGAACACTTATAAAGGCTGGATACAGTCGTACAGGGATTTACCAATTTTAATAAACCAGTGGGCCAATGTGGTGCGCTGGGAAATGAGGACAAGGCTATTTCTAAGGACTGCTGAATTTCTTTGGCAGGAAGGTCATACGGCCCATGCTACAAAGGCTGAGGCTATCGGCGAAGCTGAATTGATGAATAATATCTATGCAGAATTTGTCGAGAATTTCATGGCTATCCCTGTTATTAAAGGGACAAAGAGTGAAAACGAGCGTTTTGCAGGAGCTGTAGAAACCTATTGTATAGAAGCATTAATGCAGGACGGGAAAGCTCTGCAGGCGGGAACATCTCATTTCCTTGGCCAGAATTTCGCCAAGGCTTTTGATGTGAAGTTTGCATCAAAGGAAGGAAACCTCGAACATGTATGGGCAACATCCTGGGGTGTGTCTACCAGGTTGGTTGGAGCTCTTATAATGACCCATAGTGATGATAACGGCCTGGTATTGCCTCCTTCGCTTGCGCCAATCCAGGTGGTAATTGTACCTATATATAAGGGAGATGACCAACTGGCTCAAATTTCAGAAGTGGCAAATGATATAGCATCCAAATTACGTGCTGCAGGAGTATCAGTGAAATATGATGACAGGGATACTCAAAAGCCCGGGTGGAAATTTGCCCAGTATGAATTACAGGGAGTGCCTGTAAGGCTTGCGATAGGCCCTAAAGATCTTGAGAAAGGGAATGTAGAACTGGCACGAAGGGATACCTTAACCAAGGAAGTGGTTTCCCAGGAAGATGTTGTTGGGATTGTGACAGGGTTAATGACCACAATACAGGAAAATCTTTTTTCAAGGGCAAAGAATTATCGTGATGAACACATCTCAAAAGTTGACAGCTTTGATGAGTTCAAGGAAGTGCTTAAAACTAAAGGAGGATTCCTCTCTGCTCACTGGGATGGTACTTCTGAAACAGAAAAAGCGATCAAGGACAGGACCAAGGCTACTATTCGTTTAATACCTATAGAAGGAGAAAAGGAAGCCGGCCAGTGCGTGTTTAGTGGGAAACCATCACAGCAAAGGGTGTTATTTGCAAAGGCATACTAA
- a CDS encoding T9SS type B sorting domain-containing protein — protein sequence MKTRRHYLIFILIFSWYGVSIAQGDRCSSIQPFCAGDEQLVFENSNFTNSAQVQAEPGPFYGCLDDQPYPAWFYLQIRDSGNLEFLIRQSQNPDGSGMLYDVDFIVYGPFDAEDDYCSNASLSAGNVIDCSFDPAAVEEMRIPNAVADEIYVVLITNYSNQPGFISLQQTNSASGGSTDCSIVGSTLGPDIAVCGESSYTLDATNAQATSYTWSIFNETTGNYDVIPNETGATLTVSETGNYQVIIRSEVLNAEVTDDVLVEFFELPVPGSTSVVTGCLQGEEVTFDLQDTAAELIGTNTGNFTTRFYLSRQDYEESSPLPAGPVVYNVNDTFTLLGTLVNEDTGCESLPVTLNLDTFLMPAVEFPEFTALCLDLNANVVNTVLLGEDLGPGYTYAWNIPNDQNGDGLEDAVLELDAFPSQNPITLTVTHTATGCSSSYSTLVRAFAAPREVTVEVEGNDFDGGYVVTATAVPGFGNPTTYEYRLDDGPWQENPVFTGVSGGTHTVTARQVDGCGMTTSRPFRLFGYPRFFTPNNDGYHDTWNVVNDGEGLVGKILIFDRYGKLLKELDPRAAGWDGNYNGRSMPADDYWFSLEFRDEASGELQVFRGHFSLVR from the coding sequence ATGAAAACCCGTCGCCATTATTTAATATTCATTCTTATATTTTCCTGGTACGGGGTAAGTATTGCGCAGGGTGACCGCTGTTCCTCTATTCAACCTTTTTGCGCGGGAGATGAACAATTGGTTTTCGAAAATTCAAATTTCACTAACAGTGCTCAGGTTCAGGCAGAGCCGGGGCCATTTTATGGATGCCTGGACGATCAACCTTATCCCGCCTGGTTCTATTTGCAAATCCGGGATTCCGGTAATCTTGAATTTCTTATAAGGCAATCTCAAAACCCTGATGGTTCAGGGATGCTTTATGATGTGGACTTTATAGTATACGGCCCCTTTGATGCAGAGGATGATTACTGTAGCAACGCGTCACTTTCAGCAGGGAATGTTATTGACTGTAGTTTTGACCCGGCCGCTGTTGAGGAGATGAGGATTCCCAATGCCGTGGCAGATGAGATCTATGTAGTCCTTATTACCAACTATTCAAACCAACCCGGTTTTATAAGCCTGCAGCAAACCAATTCTGCTTCAGGGGGTTCAACAGATTGTTCGATTGTGGGCAGTACCCTGGGACCCGATATTGCTGTTTGCGGGGAATCCTCATACACCCTCGACGCAACCAATGCACAGGCTACCTCCTACACCTGGTCCATATTTAATGAAACTACCGGAAATTATGATGTCATACCTAATGAAACCGGGGCAACCCTAACAGTTTCTGAAACCGGGAATTACCAGGTTATTATAAGAAGCGAGGTCCTGAATGCAGAGGTTACAGATGATGTCCTGGTGGAATTTTTTGAGTTGCCCGTGCCTGGTTCCACATCTGTAGTTACAGGATGTTTGCAGGGGGAGGAAGTAACCTTTGATCTACAGGATACCGCTGCGGAACTTATTGGGACCAATACAGGAAATTTCACTACCAGGTTTTATTTGAGCCGGCAGGATTATGAAGAATCTAGCCCGTTACCGGCCGGACCTGTGGTTTATAATGTAAATGACACCTTTACCTTGCTTGGCACACTTGTCAATGAAGACACAGGATGTGAATCCCTGCCTGTGACATTAAATTTAGATACTTTCCTGATGCCTGCAGTAGAATTTCCCGAATTTACAGCTTTGTGTCTGGATCTAAATGCAAATGTGGTAAATACCGTTTTGCTGGGGGAAGATCTTGGCCCCGGGTACACATACGCCTGGAATATTCCAAATGATCAAAATGGAGATGGATTAGAGGATGCCGTGCTGGAACTGGATGCCTTTCCATCTCAAAACCCCATCACATTAACTGTTACTCATACAGCTACCGGGTGTAGTAGCTCCTATTCCACTTTGGTGCGTGCTTTTGCTGCGCCGCGGGAAGTTACGGTGGAAGTGGAGGGAAATGACTTTGATGGAGGCTATGTGGTAACTGCCACAGCAGTTCCTGGTTTTGGCAATCCAACTACTTATGAATACAGGCTTGATGATGGTCCCTGGCAGGAAAATCCTGTTTTTACCGGGGTGTCTGGCGGTACACATACAGTTACGGCAAGGCAGGTGGATGGTTGCGGCATGACTACCTCGAGGCCATTCCGGTTATTTGGTTATCCACGGTTTTTTACCCCCAATAATGATGGGTATCACGATACATGGAATGTGGTGAATGATGGGGAAGGGCTGGTTGGGAAAATTTTGATCTTTGACCGGTATGGAAAGCTCTTAAAGGAACTTGATCCCAGGGCCGCCGGGTGGGATGGTAATTATAACGGCCGGTCAATGCCGGCAGATGATTATTGGTTTTCCCTGGAATTTCGGGATGAGGCCAGCGGCGAGCTGCAGGTTTTTAGAGGGCATTTTTCCCTGGTGCGCTAA
- the rsmH gene encoding 16S rRNA (cytosine(1402)-N(4))-methyltransferase RsmH, which produces MDYHKPVLLRESVDGLNIKPDGVYVDVTFGGGGHSREILSQLGEKGRLLAFDQDLDALENKIDDPRFTLINENFRFIKRFLRFHGVKEVDGILGDFGVSSHQFNVAERGFSTRFEAKLDMRMNQNSALSAYEVINEYGEEQLRKLFYEYADLKNAPRLASEIVKAREAAPIESSERLNEVLRPFLFKEKEHKILAQIYQAIRIEVNQEIEALKEFLLQTEELVKKNGRLSLISYHSLEDRLVKRYIRSGLFEGEPEKDFYGNISVPFKKVKGLIVPSAEEIADNSRARSAKLRIAKKL; this is translated from the coding sequence ATGGATTATCATAAACCTGTCTTATTAAGAGAATCTGTAGATGGTTTAAATATTAAGCCAGATGGGGTTTATGTGGATGTGACATTTGGCGGTGGAGGGCACTCCCGGGAGATCCTTTCCCAATTGGGGGAGAAGGGCAGGCTTCTGGCTTTTGACCAGGACCTTGATGCTCTTGAAAATAAAATAGATGACCCCAGGTTTACGCTCATCAATGAGAACTTTAGATTCATTAAAAGATTTCTTCGGTTCCATGGGGTAAAGGAAGTAGATGGGATTCTTGGGGATTTTGGGGTTTCTTCTCATCAATTCAATGTGGCAGAGAGAGGTTTTTCAACCCGGTTTGAGGCAAAGCTGGATATGAGAATGAACCAAAATAGCGCTCTTAGTGCTTATGAGGTTATTAATGAGTATGGTGAGGAGCAGTTAAGAAAGCTCTTTTATGAATATGCAGATCTTAAGAATGCGCCACGACTGGCATCAGAAATTGTAAAAGCAAGGGAGGCCGCGCCTATAGAAAGTAGTGAGAGGCTTAACGAGGTTTTAAGGCCGTTCCTTTTCAAGGAGAAAGAGCACAAGATCCTCGCCCAGATCTACCAGGCAATTAGGATTGAAGTAAACCAGGAGATAGAGGCATTAAAGGAATTCTTGTTGCAAACCGAGGAGTTGGTGAAGAAAAATGGAAGACTAAGCCTTATTTCTTACCACTCGCTTGAAGACAGGCTGGTAAAACGGTATATACGCAGCGGACTTTTTGAAGGGGAGCCGGAAAAGGATTTCTACGGAAATATCTCGGTACCATTTAAAAAAGTAAAGGGGCTCATAGTTCCTTCAGCTGAAGAGATCGCAGATAACAGCAGGGCTCGAAGTGCCAAATTAAGAATAGCGAAGAAATTATAG
- the mraZ gene encoding division/cell wall cluster transcriptional repressor MraZ yields the protein MVNLIGTYECKVDAKGRLMVPAPLKKQLSPMLQDGFVLKRAVFQPCLELYPMERWDKMMSKINALNPFVKKNNDFIRVFTAGVKTVEVDTNGRLLIPKDLIAFAGIDKEIVLSSSAGIIEVWDKDKYEATLDATAGDFGSLAEDVMGNIDFDGLS from the coding sequence GTGGTAAATCTCATAGGGACATACGAATGTAAAGTAGATGCCAAGGGCCGGTTAATGGTCCCTGCTCCATTGAAAAAGCAGTTATCACCTATGTTGCAGGATGGGTTTGTTTTAAAACGCGCGGTTTTTCAGCCGTGTTTGGAGTTGTACCCAATGGAGCGGTGGGATAAAATGATGTCAAAGATAAACGCCCTGAATCCTTTTGTTAAGAAAAATAATGATTTTATAAGAGTGTTTACTGCAGGGGTAAAAACTGTGGAGGTAGATACCAACGGCAGGTTGTTGATCCCTAAAGATCTCATTGCTTTTGCCGGGATCGATAAGGAGATTGTTCTATCATCTTCTGCGGGAATCATTGAGGTATGGGATAAGGATAAATATGAAGCAACGCTCGATGCTACTGCCGGGGATTTTGGGTCGTTGGCCGAGGATGTAATGGGAAATATAGATTTTGATGGATTATCATAA
- a CDS encoding FtsL-like putative cell division protein: protein MKKGFYNILKAKFLISSDAVQNWRFIVFCTLLAIVMIASSHSAERKVHRIAGLNHEVRELKNEFVDVRSALMKLKMESTLTGKMKGRGIAPSETPPYKIKIKVNK from the coding sequence ATGAAAAAAGGGTTTTATAACATCTTAAAGGCAAAGTTTCTTATAAGCAGTGATGCTGTACAAAACTGGCGCTTTATAGTTTTTTGTACCCTGCTGGCAATAGTGATGATCGCATCCTCTCATAGTGCTGAAAGAAAAGTGCACAGGATCGCAGGACTCAATCATGAGGTAAGGGAATTGAAGAATGAATTTGTTGATGTGCGCTCTGCCCTTATGAAATTAAAAATGGAATCTACCCTCACGGGAAAAATGAAAGGGAGGGGGATCGCCCCATCTGAGACCCCTCCTTATAAAATTAAGATCAAAGTAAATAAATAG